In Mycolicibacterium phocaicum, one DNA window encodes the following:
- the folC gene encoding bifunctional tetrahydrofolate synthase/dihydrofolate synthase: MSTPTPDEIAELLQVEYLLDQRWPETKIEPSTVRIEALLEMLGSPQRGYPSIHVAGTNGKTSVTRMIDALLTAFSRRTGRTTSPHLQAATERIAIDGKPISPAQYVSTYTEIEPFVEIVDRQSEAGELGEPGPKMSKFEVLTAMAFAAFADAPVDVAVIETGLGGRWDATNVVEAPVAVITPIGMDHTDYLGDTIAAIAGEKAGIIARQQPDLVPAGTDPSTVAVIARQVPEAMEVLMAQAVTADAAVAREDSEFAVRGRQVAVGGQLLELQGLGGVYSDIFLPLHGEHQAHNAVLALAAVEAFFGAGADRQLDVDTVRQGFAAVTNPGRLERMRSAPTVFIDAAHNPAGAAALADALQTEFEFRFLVGVISVMADKDVAGILTALEPAFDLVVVTHNGSPRAMDTETLASLAEETFGPERVVTAPNLPDAIEAATALVEESGNDGSSDGFSGAGMVITGSVVTAGAARTLFGKDPA, encoded by the coding sequence ATGAGCACGCCGACACCTGACGAGATCGCCGAACTGCTGCAGGTCGAGTATCTGCTCGACCAGCGGTGGCCGGAAACGAAGATCGAACCGAGCACGGTCCGCATCGAGGCGCTGCTGGAGATGCTGGGCTCACCGCAGCGCGGGTACCCGAGCATCCATGTGGCCGGCACCAACGGCAAGACCTCGGTCACCCGGATGATCGACGCGCTGCTGACGGCGTTCTCGCGGCGCACCGGCCGCACGACCAGCCCGCACCTGCAGGCGGCCACCGAGCGCATCGCGATCGACGGAAAGCCCATCAGCCCAGCGCAATACGTCTCCACGTATACCGAGATCGAACCGTTCGTCGAGATCGTCGACCGGCAGTCGGAAGCCGGCGAGCTGGGTGAACCCGGCCCCAAGATGAGCAAGTTCGAGGTGCTCACCGCCATGGCGTTCGCGGCGTTCGCCGACGCGCCCGTGGACGTCGCGGTCATCGAAACCGGTTTGGGAGGACGGTGGGATGCCACCAACGTCGTCGAAGCGCCGGTCGCGGTCATCACCCCGATCGGCATGGACCACACCGACTATCTCGGCGACACCATCGCCGCCATCGCGGGGGAGAAGGCGGGCATCATCGCGCGTCAGCAGCCCGACCTGGTGCCCGCGGGCACCGACCCCAGCACCGTCGCGGTGATCGCCCGCCAGGTTCCCGAGGCGATGGAAGTGCTGATGGCACAGGCGGTTACGGCCGATGCCGCTGTGGCGCGCGAGGACTCCGAGTTCGCCGTACGGGGCCGGCAGGTCGCCGTCGGCGGGCAGCTGCTGGAACTGCAGGGCCTCGGCGGCGTCTACTCCGACATCTTCCTGCCGCTGCACGGCGAGCATCAGGCGCACAATGCCGTCCTGGCGCTGGCCGCGGTCGAGGCGTTCTTCGGTGCCGGAGCCGACCGCCAGCTCGACGTCGACACCGTCCGCCAGGGCTTCGCCGCGGTGACCAACCCCGGTCGCCTCGAGCGGATGCGCAGTGCGCCAACGGTGTTCATCGATGCCGCGCACAATCCGGCCGGCGCCGCAGCGCTCGCCGACGCGCTGCAGACGGAGTTCGAATTCCGGTTCCTGGTCGGTGTCATCTCGGTCATGGCGGACAAGGACGTCGCCGGCATCCTGACCGCGCTCGAGCCCGCGTTCGATCTGGTGGTGGTGACCCACAACGGGTCGCCGCGCGCCATGGACACCGAAACGCTGGCGTCCCTGGCCGAGGAGACGTTCGGGCCCGAACGCGTCGTCACCGCGCCGAACCTGCCCGACGCCATCGAGGCGGCGACGGCGTTGGTGGAGGAGTCGGGCAACGACGGCTCGTCGGACGGCTTCTCGGGTGCGGGCATGGTGATCACCGGTTCGGTTGTGACGGCCGGCGCGGCCCGCACCCTGTTCGGAAAGGATCCGGCATGA
- a CDS encoding Rne/Rng family ribonuclease → MADDAQLEARSEDAGSAAEPIELPERLRIFSLARILGTTSKNITETLAGVDGRPRNPASTVTRAEAERVRDLLGLGGEAAQSPAAAAPAETAEPAAEVLVEVTTEVATEVATEVATESEGVSAEVAVEAVDVAEAAVEIAREAADAGDAEPDEDEPESRLLLETVQAPAASSAEPADYLPLFVAPQPVTFRAPAEPDDFADEDTVDDAADAADDGGEDGTDEDGERPANRRRRRGRRGRGRGRGEQSSDDATDGDAEGDTQDASAEGEDDTDAEGDDDSGDDDANASDGASRRRRRRRRRKSGGAGGDDADGEAGSPDDPPNTVVHERAPRAKSDNNEIQGITGSTRLEAKRQRRRDGRDAGRRRPPILSEAEFLARREAVERVMVVRDKIRTEPPHEGARYTQIAVLEDGVVVEHFVTSAASASLVGNIYLGIVQNVLPSMEAAFVDIGRGRNGVLYAGEVNWEAAGLGGNNRKIEQALKPGDYVVVQVSKDPVGHKGARLTTQISLAGRYLVYVPGASSTGISRKLPDTERQRLKEILKEVVPADAGVIIRTASEGVKEEDIRADVNRLQERWTEIETTAAATKGKAAGAAVALYEEPDVLVKVIRDLFNEDFSKLVVSGDEAWNTISNYVNSVAPELLSRMSQYGSSGGAQSDVAGNPARTGPDVFSVYRIDEQLAKAMDRKVWLPSGGTLVIDRTEAMTVVDVNTGKFTGSGGNLEQTVTRNNLEAAEEIVRQLRLRDIGGIIVIDFIDMVLESNRDLVLRRLTEALARDRTRHQVSEVTSLGLVQLTRKRLGTGLIEAFSTTCTHCAGRGIMLHGDPVDTASANGRKAEAAGGAGGGGGRRSKRAKKVAPRPEEEPQLAKVHSHPQGEHPMFKAMAAANGKHEDELDEDVVEDAEGLADDSADGVIESDEVVTELDTDEVDEAEAEDDEDSDEDELEVELDEDFEDSDDDSDDDDDLDLDEDDADEDDDADDDDADDDADDEDADDEDDEDEDDDEADEPAAVVVTRAPVVRQRRRAAARPAGPPVGGVDG, encoded by the coding sequence GTGGCCGACGATGCCCAACTTGAAGCCCGATCCGAAGACGCCGGCAGCGCAGCGGAGCCGATAGAGCTCCCCGAGCGCCTGCGGATTTTCTCGCTGGCCCGGATCCTCGGGACCACCAGCAAGAACATCACCGAGACCCTCGCCGGGGTCGACGGTAGGCCCCGCAACCCCGCTTCCACGGTGACCCGTGCCGAAGCGGAGCGCGTCCGCGACCTGCTGGGTCTCGGCGGCGAAGCGGCGCAGAGCCCGGCCGCCGCCGCGCCGGCGGAGACCGCCGAGCCGGCTGCCGAGGTGCTGGTCGAGGTCACCACCGAGGTCGCCACCGAGGTCGCCACCGAGGTCGCCACCGAAAGCGAAGGGGTGTCCGCCGAGGTTGCCGTCGAAGCCGTCGACGTCGCCGAAGCCGCCGTCGAGATCGCCCGCGAGGCGGCCGACGCCGGAGACGCGGAGCCCGACGAAGACGAGCCCGAGTCGCGCCTGCTGCTCGAGACGGTGCAGGCGCCCGCGGCAAGCTCTGCCGAACCCGCCGACTACCTGCCGCTGTTCGTGGCTCCGCAGCCCGTGACGTTCCGGGCGCCCGCCGAGCCTGACGACTTCGCCGACGAAGACACCGTTGACGACGCGGCCGATGCCGCCGACGACGGTGGCGAGGACGGCACCGATGAAGACGGCGAACGGCCCGCCAACCGGCGCCGCCGCCGTGGTCGCCGTGGCCGTGGCCGCGGTCGGGGCGAACAGAGCAGCGACGACGCGACCGACGGCGACGCCGAAGGCGACACGCAGGACGCGTCGGCTGAGGGTGAAGACGACACCGACGCCGAGGGCGACGACGACTCCGGTGACGACGACGCCAACGCATCCGACGGTGCCAGCCGCCGTCGCCGTCGCCGTCGCCGCCGCAAGTCGGGCGGCGCCGGTGGTGACGATGCCGATGGCGAGGCCGGTTCGCCGGACGATCCGCCCAACACCGTCGTCCACGAGCGCGCCCCGCGGGCGAAGTCGGACAACAACGAAATCCAGGGCATCACCGGGTCGACCCGGCTCGAGGCCAAGCGTCAGCGCCGCCGCGACGGCCGTGATGCCGGCCGCCGGCGCCCGCCGATCCTGAGCGAGGCCGAGTTCCTGGCCCGCCGCGAAGCCGTCGAGCGCGTGATGGTGGTGCGCGACAAGATCCGCACCGAACCGCCGCACGAGGGCGCCCGCTACACCCAGATCGCGGTGCTGGAAGACGGCGTCGTGGTCGAGCACTTCGTGACCTCCGCGGCGTCGGCCAGCCTGGTCGGCAACATCTACCTCGGCATCGTGCAGAACGTGCTGCCCTCGATGGAGGCGGCGTTCGTCGACATCGGCCGTGGCCGCAACGGTGTGCTGTACGCCGGTGAGGTCAACTGGGAGGCCGCGGGCCTCGGCGGCAACAACCGCAAGATCGAGCAGGCGCTCAAGCCCGGCGACTATGTGGTCGTGCAGGTAAGCAAGGACCCGGTCGGGCACAAGGGCGCCCGCCTCACCACGCAGATCTCGCTTGCCGGTCGCTACCTGGTGTACGTGCCGGGCGCGTCGTCGACCGGGATCAGCCGCAAGCTGCCCGACACCGAGCGGCAGCGCCTGAAGGAAATCCTCAAGGAGGTCGTGCCCGCCGACGCCGGTGTGATCATCCGCACTGCGTCCGAGGGTGTGAAAGAAGAGGACATCCGCGCGGACGTCAACCGGTTGCAGGAACGCTGGACCGAGATCGAGACAACCGCCGCTGCAACCAAGGGCAAGGCCGCCGGCGCCGCCGTGGCGCTGTACGAAGAGCCCGATGTCCTGGTCAAGGTCATCCGCGACCTGTTCAACGAAGACTTCTCGAAGCTCGTCGTGTCGGGTGACGAAGCCTGGAACACCATCAGCAACTACGTCAATTCCGTTGCTCCGGAACTGCTTTCACGGATGTCGCAATATGGATCGTCAGGCGGTGCGCAGTCTGATGTCGCCGGCAACCCGGCTCGGACCGGTCCGGACGTGTTCTCGGTGTACCGCATCGACGAGCAGCTGGCCAAGGCCATGGACCGCAAGGTGTGGCTGCCCTCGGGCGGCACCCTGGTGATCGACCGCACCGAGGCCATGACGGTCGTCGACGTCAACACCGGCAAGTTCACCGGTTCGGGCGGCAACCTCGAGCAGACGGTCACCCGCAACAACCTCGAAGCGGCCGAGGAGATCGTCCGTCAGCTGCGGCTGCGCGACATCGGCGGCATCATCGTCATCGACTTCATCGACATGGTGCTCGAGTCCAACCGCGACCTGGTGTTGCGCCGCCTGACCGAGGCGCTGGCCCGTGACCGCACCCGGCACCAGGTGTCCGAGGTGACCTCGCTGGGTCTGGTGCAGCTGACGCGCAAGCGCCTCGGCACCGGCCTGATCGAGGCGTTCTCCACGACCTGCACGCACTGCGCGGGCCGCGGCATCATGCTGCACGGCGATCCGGTCGACACCGCGTCGGCGAACGGCCGCAAGGCCGAGGCGGCCGGTGGCGCCGGTGGCGGCGGTGGCCGCCGCAGCAAGCGGGCCAAGAAGGTCGCCCCGCGCCCCGAAGAAGAGCCGCAGTTGGCCAAGGTGCATTCGCATCCGCAGGGCGAGCACCCGATGTTCAAGGCCATGGCGGCGGCCAACGGCAAGCACGAGGACGAACTCGACGAGGACGTCGTCGAGGACGCCGAGGGGCTTGCCGACGACTCCGCCGACGGCGTGATCGAGTCCGACGAGGTCGTGACCGAGCTGGACACCGACGAGGTTGACGAGGCCGAAGCCGAGGACGATGAGGACTCGGATGAGGACGAGCTCGAAGTCGAGCTCGACGAGGACTTCGAGGACAGCGACGACGACTCGGACGATGACGACGATCTGGACCTCGACGAGGACGACGCCGACGAAGACGACGACGCGGATGACGACGACGCAGACGACGACGCAGACGATGAGGATGCGGACGACGAAGACGACGAGGACGAGGACGACGACGAGGCTGATGAGCCCGCTGCAGTGGTCGTCACCCGGGCTCCCGTCGTCCGGCAGCGGCGCCGCGCCGCGGCCCGTCCCGCCGGTCCGCCGGTCGGAGGTGTCGATGGCTGA
- the rplU gene encoding 50S ribosomal protein L21, producing the protein MAADNATYAIVKTGGKQYKVAVGDVVKIEKLDAEQGASVSLPVALVVEGAKVTTSADALAKVAVTGEVLEHTKGPKIRIHKFKNKTGYHKRQGHRQQLTVVKVTGIK; encoded by the coding sequence ATGGCAGCCGATAACGCCACGTACGCAATCGTCAAGACTGGTGGCAAGCAGTACAAGGTTGCCGTCGGTGACGTGGTCAAGATCGAGAAGCTCGACGCTGAGCAGGGCGCCTCGGTGTCGCTGCCCGTCGCTCTCGTGGTCGAGGGTGCGAAGGTCACCACCAGCGCCGACGCGCTGGCCAAGGTCGCTGTCACCGGTGAGGTGCTCGAGCACACCAAGGGCCCGAAGATCCGTATCCACAAGTTCAAGAACAAGACCGGCTACCACAAGCGCCAGGGCCACCGTCAGCAGCTGACGGTCGTCAAGGTCACCGGCATCAAGTAA
- the rpmA gene encoding 50S ribosomal protein L27 yields the protein MAHKKGASSSRNGRDSAAQRLGVKRFGGQVVKAGEILVRQRGTHFHPGVNVGRGGDDTLFATAAGSVLFGSKRGRKTVNIVPVEA from the coding sequence ATGGCACATAAAAAGGGCGCGTCAAGCTCTCGTAACGGTCGCGATTCCGCCGCCCAGCGACTGGGCGTCAAGCGCTTCGGCGGCCAGGTCGTCAAGGCCGGCGAGATCCTCGTCCGTCAGCGCGGCACTCACTTTCACCCGGGCGTGAACGTCGGTCGCGGTGGCGACGACACCCTGTTCGCCACGGCCGCCGGCTCGGTGCTGTTCGGCTCCAAGCGCGGTCGCAAGACGGTCAACATCGTCCCGGTCGAGGCCTAA
- the obgE gene encoding GTPase ObgE, producing MAPRFVDRVVIHARAGNGGNGCASVHREKFKPLGGPDGGNGGKGGSIVLVVDPQVHTLLDFHFRPHVDAPSGKPGAGSNRDGAAGADLEVHVPDGTVVLDDQGRMLADLVGAGTRFEAAAGGRGGLGNAALASRARKAPGFALLGEKGEIRDLTLELKTVADVGLVGFPSAGKSSLVSAISAAKPKIADYPFTTLVPNLGVVSAGDNTFTVADVPGLIPGASEGRGLGLDFLRHIERCAVLVHVVDCATLEPGRDPISDIEALEAELAAYTPTLQGDSTLGDLAERPRAVLLNKIDVPDARELADFVKEEVAAKYGWPVYEISTVSRDGLRPLTFALWDMVAAYRAAQPVVAPRRPIIRPVAVNETGFTVESDGSGGFIVRGTRPERWIAQTAFDNDEAVGYLGDRLARLGVEDELLKKGARAGCAVTIGDVTFDWEPQTPAGVDMQMSGRGTDIRLEQTDRVGAAERKAARKERRRSAEDAEEEL from the coding sequence ATGGCACCCCGGTTCGTTGACCGTGTGGTGATCCACGCGCGCGCCGGCAACGGCGGCAATGGCTGTGCGTCGGTACATCGGGAGAAGTTCAAGCCGCTCGGCGGGCCTGACGGCGGCAACGGCGGCAAGGGCGGCAGCATCGTCCTGGTCGTCGACCCGCAGGTGCACACCCTGCTGGACTTCCACTTCCGCCCGCACGTCGACGCCCCCTCCGGTAAGCCCGGCGCCGGCAGCAACCGGGACGGTGCCGCGGGCGCCGATCTCGAGGTCCACGTGCCCGACGGCACCGTTGTGCTCGATGACCAGGGCCGCATGCTGGCCGACCTGGTGGGTGCCGGCACCCGCTTCGAGGCCGCCGCCGGCGGCCGCGGCGGGCTGGGAAACGCCGCACTGGCCTCGCGGGCCCGCAAGGCGCCCGGTTTCGCGCTGCTGGGGGAGAAGGGCGAGATCCGCGATCTCACCCTCGAACTGAAGACGGTCGCCGATGTCGGTCTGGTCGGTTTCCCGTCGGCCGGTAAATCGTCTCTGGTGTCGGCCATTTCGGCGGCCAAGCCGAAGATCGCGGACTACCCGTTCACCACTCTGGTGCCCAATCTGGGTGTGGTCTCGGCGGGCGACAACACCTTTACCGTCGCGGACGTCCCGGGCTTGATTCCCGGTGCCTCCGAGGGCCGCGGCCTGGGCCTGGACTTCCTGCGGCACATCGAACGCTGCGCCGTGCTGGTCCACGTGGTCGACTGCGCCACGCTGGAGCCGGGCCGGGACCCGATCTCCGACATCGAGGCGCTCGAGGCCGAGCTGGCCGCGTATACCCCGACTTTGCAAGGGGATTCGACCCTCGGCGACCTGGCCGAGCGGCCCCGCGCGGTGCTGCTCAACAAGATCGACGTGCCCGACGCCCGCGAACTCGCCGACTTCGTCAAGGAAGAGGTGGCGGCCAAGTACGGCTGGCCCGTCTACGAAATCTCGACCGTCAGCCGAGATGGCCTGCGCCCGTTGACCTTCGCGTTGTGGGACATGGTCGCGGCGTACCGTGCCGCGCAACCCGTGGTGGCTCCGCGCCGGCCGATCATCCGGCCCGTCGCCGTCAACGAGACTGGCTTCACCGTCGAATCGGATGGCTCCGGTGGCTTCATCGTGCGTGGCACCCGGCCGGAACGCTGGATCGCACAGACGGCCTTCGACAACGACGAGGCGGTCGGCTATCTCGGTGACCGCCTGGCGCGCCTGGGCGTCGAGGACGAACTGCTCAAGAAGGGTGCCCGCGCCGGCTGCGCGGTGACCATCGGCGACGTCACCTTCGACTGGGAGCCGCAGACACCCGCAGGTGTCGACATGCAGATGTCCGGGCGCGGCACCGACATTCGGCTGGAGCAGACCGACCGAGTCGGGGCCGCGGAACGTAAGGCGGCCCGCAAGGAGCGTCGTCGGTCAGCGGAGGATGCCGAGGAAGAGTTGTGA
- the proB gene encoding glutamate 5-kinase: MTHSSDTVSPHREAVRTARSVVVKIGTTALTAPNGMFDAGRLATLADAIEKRMKAGSDVVIVSSGAIAAGIEPLGLSRRPTDLATKQAAASVGQVALVNSWSAAFGRYDRTVGQVLLTAHDIAQRAQHNNAQRTLDRLRALHAVAIVNENDTVATNEIRFGDNDRLSALVAQLVGADALILLSDIDGLYDSDPRKGNARFIPEVAASGDLDGVSATGGSHLGTGGMASKLSSALLAADAGVPVLLAAAGDAAAALTDASVGTVFAARPERMSARRFWVRYAAETTGTLTLDAGAVRAVVGQRKSLLPAGITGVSGRFHGGDVVELHGPDGNAVARGVVAYEDSELAGIIGRSTTELPVELRRPAVHADDLVAI, translated from the coding sequence GTGACGCACAGCTCCGACACAGTCTCGCCCCATCGTGAGGCCGTGCGCACCGCGCGCAGCGTCGTCGTCAAGATCGGAACCACGGCGCTCACCGCGCCCAACGGCATGTTCGACGCCGGCCGGCTGGCCACGCTGGCCGATGCCATCGAGAAGCGGATGAAGGCCGGTTCGGACGTCGTGATCGTGTCGTCGGGCGCCATCGCCGCGGGCATCGAGCCGCTCGGCCTGAGCCGGCGCCCGACGGACCTCGCCACCAAGCAGGCCGCGGCCAGCGTCGGACAGGTGGCCCTGGTCAACTCGTGGAGTGCGGCGTTCGGCCGGTACGACCGGACCGTGGGCCAGGTACTGCTGACGGCCCACGACATCGCTCAGCGCGCACAGCACAACAACGCGCAGCGCACGCTGGACCGGCTGCGGGCGTTGCACGCGGTGGCGATCGTGAACGAGAACGACACCGTGGCCACCAACGAGATTCGGTTCGGCGACAACGACCGGCTGTCGGCTCTGGTGGCCCAGCTGGTCGGTGCCGACGCGCTGATTCTGTTGAGCGACATCGACGGGCTGTACGACTCCGACCCACGCAAGGGCAACGCGCGCTTCATCCCGGAGGTCGCCGCGTCGGGTGACCTCGACGGCGTGTCCGCGACCGGGGGCAGCCACCTGGGTACGGGCGGTATGGCATCGAAGCTGTCGTCCGCGCTGCTGGCCGCGGACGCCGGGGTGCCGGTGCTGCTGGCCGCGGCCGGCGACGCGGCCGCCGCGCTGACCGACGCCTCGGTGGGTACGGTCTTCGCCGCGCGTCCCGAGCGCATGTCGGCGCGCCGGTTCTGGGTGCGCTACGCCGCGGAGACGACAGGGACGCTGACCCTGGACGCCGGTGCGGTGCGGGCTGTCGTCGGGCAGCGAAAGTCGTTGTTGCCTGCCGGGATCACCGGGGTCTCAGGCCGCTTCCACGGCGGCGACGTCGTCGAACTGCATGGACCCGACGGCAACGCGGTGGCGCGCGGCGTCGTGGCCTACGAGGATTCCGAGCTGGCCGGCATCATCGGCCGTTCGACCACCGAGCTACCCGTCGAACTGCGCCGACCTGCGGTGCACGCGGATGACCTGGTAGCAATTTGA
- a CDS encoding DUF4233 domain-containing protein: MTAPNQPDPWKSFRGVMAGTLILEVIVVLLALPVVSVFHGGLTPVSSGYLIGMAIVLALMSGMQGRSWALWANIGMQFVLILGAFIDVTIGIVGIIFLLVWVLIAYLRSEVKRRQDRGLLPGQQS; encoded by the coding sequence ATGACCGCCCCGAACCAGCCCGACCCCTGGAAGAGCTTCCGCGGCGTGATGGCGGGCACCCTGATCCTGGAAGTCATCGTGGTGCTGCTGGCGTTGCCGGTCGTGTCGGTGTTCCACGGCGGGCTGACGCCCGTCAGCAGCGGCTATCTGATCGGCATGGCGATCGTCCTGGCCTTGATGTCGGGGATGCAGGGCCGGTCCTGGGCGCTGTGGGCCAACATCGGGATGCAGTTCGTGCTGATCCTCGGTGCGTTCATCGACGTGACCATCGGCATCGTCGGCATCATCTTCCTGCTCGTCTGGGTCTTGATCGCGTATCTCCGGTCCGAGGTCAAGCGCCGCCAGGACCGCGGCCTGCTGCCCGGCCAACAGTCGTGA
- the ndk gene encoding nucleoside-diphosphate kinase has translation MTEQTLVLIKPDGVKRNLIGEIISRIERKGLTFAALELKTVSVELATKHYAEHEGKPFFVDLLEFITSGPVVAAIVEGPRAVAAFRQIAGGTDPVEKAATGTIRGDLALITQDNLVHGSDSPESAAREIALWFPGN, from the coding sequence GTGACTGAGCAGACCCTTGTTTTGATCAAGCCCGACGGCGTCAAGCGCAACCTGATCGGCGAAATCATCAGCCGGATCGAGCGCAAGGGCCTGACCTTTGCTGCTCTCGAGCTGAAGACCGTCAGTGTCGAGTTGGCGACCAAGCACTACGCCGAGCACGAGGGCAAGCCCTTCTTCGTTGACCTGCTGGAATTCATCACCTCCGGCCCGGTTGTGGCCGCCATCGTCGAGGGTCCGCGCGCCGTCGCCGCGTTCCGGCAGATTGCCGGCGGCACCGACCCGGTGGAGAAGGCCGCGACCGGCACCATCCGTGGCGACCTGGCCCTGATCACCCAGGACAACCTGGTGCACGGCTCGGATTCCCCGGAGTCCGCGGCCCGCGAAATCGCCCTGTGGTTCCCCGGTAACTGA